In Halorubellus sp. JP-L1, one DNA window encodes the following:
- a CDS encoding GNAT family N-acetyltransferase, which produces MPISPPIQGSDLETLPDDTDLVEELASRPDVETVLPKFVGDADTGRFVTSFFVVKGETMTVYARRRDGDTVDFEQVASGEVCEPVGWVGTVWNQTLQFAGDDVATVVDLRERAAYESHWLFAGRDPEESFEDYRLDPLAHEPTGFVECEHTPSGENDPVPNLGIDVSSCSQCDAPLFVMGGGEGTRSMEVLNAVHIGEAFGDDVIRGFRVVPDGPVSPKEEALYVLSHMANNENPSLPRYARGGKQALIFLVGDQIVGYATWQHTGPHVTLDGIYVLPDYRGEGGLAETVVQGFYDEVENDEYFVETPNEACERALARAGHLDTGVATPVATLACRDTTDASEPGAIYNDPRPRQFNPVQ; this is translated from the coding sequence ATGCCTATCTCTCCGCCGATCCAGGGAAGCGACCTCGAGACGCTCCCCGACGACACCGATCTCGTCGAGGAACTCGCCTCCCGACCCGACGTCGAGACGGTGCTCCCGAAGTTCGTCGGCGACGCCGACACCGGCCGATTCGTGACCTCGTTCTTCGTCGTCAAGGGCGAGACGATGACCGTCTACGCGCGCCGCCGCGACGGCGACACCGTCGACTTCGAGCAGGTCGCCTCGGGCGAGGTCTGCGAACCCGTCGGCTGGGTCGGGACCGTCTGGAACCAGACCCTCCAGTTCGCCGGCGACGACGTCGCGACCGTCGTCGACCTCCGCGAGCGCGCCGCCTACGAGAGCCACTGGCTGTTCGCCGGCCGCGACCCCGAGGAATCCTTCGAGGACTACCGCCTGGACCCGCTCGCGCACGAACCCACCGGGTTCGTCGAGTGCGAGCACACGCCCTCCGGCGAGAACGACCCCGTCCCGAACCTCGGCATCGACGTCTCCTCGTGCAGCCAGTGCGACGCCCCCCTGTTCGTGATGGGCGGCGGCGAGGGCACGCGCTCGATGGAGGTACTGAACGCCGTCCACATCGGCGAGGCGTTCGGCGACGACGTCATCCGCGGGTTCCGCGTCGTCCCAGACGGCCCCGTCAGCCCGAAGGAGGAGGCCCTGTACGTGCTCTCGCACATGGCGAACAACGAGAACCCGTCGCTCCCGCGGTACGCACGCGGCGGGAAGCAGGCCCTCATCTTCCTCGTCGGCGACCAGATCGTCGGGTACGCGACCTGGCAGCACACGGGCCCGCACGTCACGCTCGACGGCATCTACGTCCTCCCCGATTACCGCGGCGAGGGCGGCCTCGCCGAGACCGTCGTCCAGGGGTTCTACGACGAGGTCGAGAACGACGAGTACTTCGTCGAGACGCCGAACGAGGCCTGCGAGCGCGCGCTCGCTCGCGCCGGCCACCTCGACACCGGCGTCGCCACGCCCGTCGCGACGCTCGCCTGCCGGGACACGACCGACGCGTCCGAACCGGGCGCGATCTACAACGACCCCCGACCGCGCCAGTTCAACCCCGTCCAGTGA
- a CDS encoding VanZ family protein — protein MPRLPLLPRFVRVGALLATLAVVVYFSLLDAPTTGAPVGPWYDKQLHFAAYAAVTVAAVGATAEARHRPRERVLGVVAFAVAFGVAIELAQWPLAGRYASWGDVLANAVGTLVGTAAFWIEARLGYATNLGEAWTD, from the coding sequence ATGCCTCGACTCCCGCTCTTGCCACGGTTCGTTCGCGTCGGCGCGCTCCTCGCGACGCTCGCCGTCGTCGTCTACTTCTCGCTGCTCGACGCGCCCACAACTGGCGCGCCAGTCGGCCCCTGGTACGACAAGCAACTGCACTTCGCGGCGTACGCCGCGGTGACGGTCGCCGCCGTCGGTGCGACCGCCGAAGCCCGCCATCGACCTCGCGAGCGAGTGCTCGGCGTCGTCGCGTTCGCGGTCGCGTTCGGCGTCGCCATCGAACTCGCGCAGTGGCCGCTCGCCGGCCGCTACGCCTCCTGGGGCGACGTCCTCGCGAACGCCGTCGGGACGCTCGTCGGGACCGCCGCGTTCTGGATCGAGGCCCGCCTCGGGTACGCGACCAACCTCGGCGAGGCCTGGACCGACTGA
- a CDS encoding DUF5795 family protein, which translates to MPANRVVQGRMVTAKKLAEIVEDGDVMEAESIEDADRDCPDCGENVVKVTYMPSVTELVTGYKCQECDWRDADRS; encoded by the coding sequence ATGCCAGCCAACCGCGTCGTCCAGGGCCGCATGGTCACCGCCAAGAAACTCGCCGAGATCGTCGAAGACGGCGACGTCATGGAAGCCGAATCCATCGAGGACGCTGACCGCGACTGCCCGGACTGCGGCGAGAACGTCGTCAAAGTCACGTACATGCCGAGCGTCACCGAACTCGTCACCGGCTACAAGTGCCAGGAGTGCGACTGGCGCGACGCCGACCGCTCGTAA
- a CDS encoding HAD family hydrolase, giving the protein MSYDTVVFDNDGVLVGRTSFDVLRDATEETFGLFDVTDPDPDHVDDMTIGATPEQVGVVCEHYDIDPDIFWRTRDRRLSLAQQEEARAGRKTFYDDLHVLQDLEVEMGIVSSNQQETVDFLLDHFDVPVEFGAAYGREATIESLDRRKPNPHYLERALADLEADADSALFIGDNESDITAAERAGMDSAFIRRPHRRNWELNVWPTWIIEELEDLHQICN; this is encoded by the coding sequence GTGAGTTACGATACCGTCGTCTTCGACAACGACGGTGTCCTCGTCGGTCGAACGAGCTTCGACGTCCTCCGTGACGCCACGGAAGAGACGTTCGGACTGTTCGATGTGACCGACCCGGACCCCGACCACGTCGACGACATGACGATCGGCGCCACCCCCGAACAGGTTGGCGTCGTCTGCGAGCACTACGACATCGACCCCGACATCTTCTGGCGGACGCGCGACCGACGGCTGAGTCTCGCGCAGCAGGAGGAGGCCCGCGCGGGCCGGAAGACGTTCTACGACGACCTGCACGTCCTCCAAGACCTCGAGGTCGAGATGGGCATCGTGAGTTCGAACCAGCAGGAGACCGTGGACTTCCTCCTCGATCACTTCGACGTCCCCGTCGAATTCGGCGCAGCGTACGGGCGCGAAGCGACGATCGAGAGCCTCGACCGCCGGAAGCCCAACCCCCACTACCTCGAGCGCGCGCTCGCCGACCTGGAAGCCGACGCGGACTCGGCGCTGTTCATCGGCGACAACGAGTCCGACATCACCGCCGCCGAACGCGCCGGGATGGACTCCGCGTTCATCCGCCGCCCGCACCGGCGGAACTGGGAACTGAACGTCTGGCCGACGTGGATCATCGAGGAACTCGAGGACCTCCACCAGATCTGTAACTAA
- a CDS encoding ring-cleaving dioxygenase has translation MTPDTSGLHHVTAIASDPTANAAFYVDTLGLRFVKRTVNHDDPGTYHFYFGDGEGTPGTNLTFFPWGEDGRDGEFGAGQTQTVAYLIPDDSVQYWTERLADADVAVERAERFGATVLGFDDPDGIRIELVADPDAEGTGTPWADGPVPVEHQLRGFYGVTLAVADVDATARVLEGVLGYEHEATAPDSAGTDSRGEGATSTSADRHRYRSAAGGPASIVDLVETDRSRGRMGAGTVHHVAFAAESVDEQEAYREAYADIGLNATEPIDREYFHAIYCREPGGVLFEIATTGPGFAVDESVDELGSRLTLPDRLEDQRERIESQLPAFELPESHD, from the coding sequence GTGACTCCCGATACGAGTGGTCTCCATCACGTCACGGCGATCGCGAGCGACCCGACGGCGAACGCCGCGTTCTACGTCGACACGCTCGGCCTCCGATTCGTGAAGCGAACCGTGAACCACGACGACCCCGGCACGTACCACTTCTACTTCGGCGACGGCGAGGGGACGCCGGGGACGAACCTCACGTTCTTCCCGTGGGGCGAGGACGGCCGCGACGGCGAGTTCGGCGCCGGTCAGACCCAGACGGTCGCGTACCTGATTCCCGACGACAGCGTCCAGTACTGGACCGAACGGCTCGCCGACGCGGACGTGGCCGTCGAGCGCGCCGAGCGCTTCGGCGCGACCGTCCTCGGGTTCGACGACCCGGACGGCATCCGCATCGAACTCGTCGCCGACCCGGACGCGGAAGGGACCGGAACGCCGTGGGCGGACGGACCCGTTCCGGTCGAGCACCAGCTCCGCGGATTCTACGGCGTGACGCTCGCCGTCGCCGACGTCGACGCGACCGCGCGCGTCCTCGAGGGCGTTCTCGGGTACGAGCACGAGGCGACCGCCCCAGATTCGGCGGGCACGGACTCCCGCGGCGAGGGCGCCACCTCGACGAGCGCGGACCGCCACCGGTACCGGAGCGCAGCCGGCGGGCCGGCGTCGATCGTCGACCTCGTCGAGACGGACCGCTCGCGCGGCCGGATGGGTGCCGGGACCGTCCACCACGTCGCGTTCGCGGCCGAGAGCGTCGACGAACAGGAGGCGTACCGCGAGGCGTACGCCGACATCGGACTGAACGCGACCGAGCCGATCGACCGCGAGTACTTCCACGCGATCTACTGTCGGGAACCCGGCGGCGTCCTCTTCGAGATCGCGACGACCGGCCCGGGGTTCGCGGTCGACGAGTCCGTCGACGAACTCGGGAGTCGGCTGACGCTCCCGGACCGACTCGAGGACCAGCGCGAGCGCATCGAGTCCCAGCTTCCCGCGTTCGAGCTCCCGGAGAGCCATGACTGA
- a CDS encoding 3-keto-5-aminohexanoate cleavage protein: MTYDDYLAGEPVIVTAALTGGVHGKEANPNLPESPDEIGRAAAAAEAAGAAVVHVHAREPNGERSFATERFQAVDDAIREHADDVVIQHSTGGTAAPDDVRHQPLRTDPPPEMASLDMGPLNRYDHLTSENTRALVDSLLAEMRERGVKPELEVFNDGHLNEVHGLLERADVADPPYATLIFGGGTLTPPRPENLLHAIRNLPEGATFNTLGFGRHQLPFATLGILLGGHVRVGLEDNVYYRRGELAESNAQLVQRVVDVAETLGRPVATPDQAREILGL, encoded by the coding sequence ATGACGTACGACGACTACCTCGCTGGCGAGCCGGTGATCGTGACGGCCGCGCTCACGGGGGGCGTGCACGGGAAGGAGGCGAACCCGAACCTCCCGGAGTCGCCCGACGAGATCGGGCGCGCTGCCGCGGCTGCCGAGGCGGCGGGAGCGGCGGTCGTGCACGTGCACGCTCGCGAGCCGAACGGCGAGCGGTCGTTCGCGACGGAGCGCTTCCAGGCGGTCGACGACGCGATCCGCGAGCACGCGGACGACGTCGTGATCCAGCACTCCACGGGAGGCACCGCAGCGCCCGACGACGTCCGCCATCAGCCCCTGCGGACGGATCCGCCGCCGGAGATGGCGAGTCTCGACATGGGGCCGCTGAACCGCTACGATCACCTGACGAGCGAGAACACGCGCGCGCTCGTCGACTCCCTGCTCGCGGAGATGCGGGAACGCGGCGTCAAGCCCGAACTCGAGGTCTTCAACGACGGCCACCTGAACGAGGTCCACGGCCTCCTCGAGCGCGCCGACGTCGCGGATCCGCCGTACGCGACGCTGATCTTCGGCGGCGGCACGCTCACCCCACCGCGGCCGGAGAACCTCCTGCACGCGATCAGGAACCTCCCGGAGGGCGCGACGTTCAACACGCTCGGCTTCGGCCGCCACCAACTCCCCTTCGCGACACTCGGGATCCTGCTGGGCGGACACGTCCGCGTCGGCCTGGAGGACAACGTCTACTATCGACGCGGCGAACTCGCCGAGAGCAACGCGCAACTCGTCCAGCGCGTCGTCGACGTCGCCGAGACCCTCGGTCGGCCCGTCGCGACGCCCGACCAGGCCCGCGAGATACTCGGGTTGTAG
- a CDS encoding site-specific integrase, translated as MSDPNLSENPAVNYSPRQARRQFLESKKGVVKDSTVRAYRFPTKHFIEFCEEHEIETTGDISGYVIESWKQQRRSENIKIVTLHNNVKHLRVFVRWCESADLVEQGLADKMTVPNLSNEQARSDDTLRLDHAEDVLRYLKTYEYGSRNHALFHTLWHTGCRISGALALDKNDFVQTRDKSILQFRNRKSAGTALKNANSGERDVTISESVRKTLVDYIEGKRENVEDEYGRDPLFTTINSRVPRQRAYKTLVPVTRPCVPTNGCPHDRVINDCDAAQSVDQAPSCPSSVSLHPIRRGSITYHINRGWPKEKLSERVDVSVPVLDKHYDARTKEQEREGRKEYIDLL; from the coding sequence ATGTCAGATCCTAACCTCTCTGAAAATCCAGCCGTGAATTATAGCCCTCGACAAGCACGACGCCAGTTCCTCGAATCCAAGAAGGGCGTAGTCAAGGACTCAACCGTTCGTGCATACCGATTTCCCACGAAACACTTCATCGAGTTCTGCGAGGAACACGAGATCGAAACAACTGGAGACATATCCGGGTACGTCATCGAGAGCTGGAAGCAACAGCGCCGGAGCGAGAACATCAAGATCGTCACTCTCCATAACAACGTGAAGCACCTCCGCGTCTTCGTTCGCTGGTGCGAATCCGCCGATTTGGTCGAGCAGGGGTTGGCCGACAAAATGACCGTCCCAAACCTCTCAAACGAACAGGCGCGGAGTGACGACACCCTCCGGCTTGATCACGCCGAGGACGTACTCCGGTATCTGAAGACCTACGAGTACGGCAGTCGGAATCACGCTCTATTCCACACGTTGTGGCATACGGGCTGTCGTATTAGCGGCGCGCTCGCTCTGGACAAGAACGACTTCGTACAAACGCGGGACAAGTCGATCCTCCAGTTCCGAAATCGGAAGTCAGCGGGAACGGCGTTGAAGAACGCAAACTCGGGTGAGCGAGACGTGACAATCTCCGAGTCGGTGCGAAAGACGCTGGTGGACTACATCGAGGGGAAACGGGAAAACGTCGAAGACGAGTACGGCCGCGACCCACTGTTCACGACGATCAATAGCCGAGTGCCTCGCCAACGCGCCTACAAAACGCTCGTGCCGGTCACCCGTCCATGCGTTCCGACGAACGGCTGTCCTCACGACCGAGTGATCAACGACTGTGACGCCGCCCAGTCCGTCGATCAGGCACCGAGCTGTCCATCGTCCGTCTCCCTTCACCCCATCCGTCGCGGTTCGATAACCTACCACATTAACCGGGGCTGGCCGAAGGAAAAGTTGAGTGAGCGTGTCGATGTGTCTGTGCCCGTCTTGGACAAGCACTACGACGCCCGAACGAAGGAGCAAGAGCGAGAAGGTCGGAAGGAATACATCGACTTGTTATAG
- a CDS encoding iron-containing alcohol dehydrogenase family protein, whose translation MTERAAAGRSFRFDYRPGVLRFGEDSVADLAPELDSLDVERALVVTGRTVGDTPAVIDPVTAGLGDRLAGVFAETTPAKRLATAYDVVDAMAEHDADGLVALGGGSSLDVASVASVLAATERDRDGVSDEFAESGTIAVPEADLPALAVVPTTLAGAELSQVAGITASPESGLVETKTGGGIGHPALMPDAVFHDPALVATTPRPILAASAMNGFDKALESTYARNATPITDATATRSLAVLQDALPALGSDPVTPADVEPVLEGILLAQYGISRPDGTTLSLVHAFGHALTRTYDVQQGAAHAIIAPHAIAYLLEEVDAGRELLVEAFDVEDSADDDAIVHAVEQIRDALGLASRLRDVDGPDRSEFDTVAQHVLGDSFMENAPNGLDATQDEIVQLLNAAY comes from the coding sequence ATGACTGAGCGCGCGGCCGCAGGGAGGTCGTTCCGGTTCGACTACCGGCCGGGCGTGCTCCGCTTCGGCGAGGACTCGGTCGCGGACCTCGCGCCGGAACTGGACTCGCTCGACGTCGAGCGCGCGCTCGTCGTCACCGGACGGACCGTCGGCGACACGCCCGCGGTGATCGACCCCGTGACGGCGGGGCTCGGCGACCGGCTGGCTGGCGTGTTCGCGGAGACGACGCCGGCGAAGCGACTCGCGACCGCGTACGACGTCGTCGACGCGATGGCCGAGCACGACGCGGACGGCCTCGTCGCCCTCGGCGGCGGCAGTAGCCTCGACGTCGCGTCGGTCGCGAGCGTCCTCGCCGCGACCGAGCGCGACCGCGACGGCGTCAGCGACGAGTTCGCGGAGTCAGGGACGATTGCGGTCCCGGAGGCGGACCTCCCGGCGCTCGCGGTGGTGCCGACGACGCTCGCGGGCGCGGAGCTCTCGCAGGTCGCCGGCATCACCGCCAGTCCCGAGAGCGGACTCGTCGAGACCAAGACTGGTGGCGGCATCGGCCATCCCGCGCTGATGCCGGACGCGGTGTTCCACGACCCCGCGCTCGTCGCGACCACACCACGACCGATTCTCGCCGCGTCCGCGATGAACGGCTTCGACAAGGCCCTCGAGTCGACGTACGCGCGGAACGCGACCCCGATCACGGACGCGACCGCGACGCGCTCGCTCGCCGTCCTCCAGGACGCCCTCCCAGCGCTCGGCAGCGACCCCGTCACGCCCGCGGACGTCGAACCCGTCCTCGAAGGCATCCTCCTCGCACAGTACGGGATCTCGCGGCCCGACGGCACCACGCTCTCGCTCGTCCACGCTTTCGGGCACGCACTCACCCGGACGTACGACGTCCAGCAGGGCGCCGCCCACGCCATCATCGCTCCCCACGCCATCGCGTACCTCCTCGAAGAAGTCGACGCCGGACGCGAACTATTGGTGGAGGCGTTCGACGTAGAGGACTCGGCGGACGACGACGCCATCGTCCACGCCGTCGAACAAATCCGGGACGCACTCGGATTGGCTTCCAGACTCCGCGACGTCGACGGCCCCGATCGAAGCGAATTCGACACCGTCGCTCAGCACGTCCTCGGCGACTCGTTCATGGAGAATGCGCCCAACGGCCTTGACGCAACCCAGGACGAAATCGTTCAGTTGCTCAATGCAGCGTACTGA
- a CDS encoding lycopene cyclase domain-containing protein: protein MRAARHGTGPVADLRAYASQVHPVFMLPPIAAAWFGAALARTFSVPTLVVVSVATFFAVYTAHVKDGYVDFHLRGEDDDHPLTPGGCRLALVAAAVGFLACIVVLWSTVGPVSALVLAPTWVIGFLHAPVLDTNPVGATMGYPVGIALVIVGSNHAQTGAFEAAALAFAVVFLLVLTGVKVIDDLTDVAYDASIDKRTVGVLLGRERARRFAYGLVGAGLFAVLAFAVDGVVPASAPLAIPAFVVVAAYAARAPPDLATMLLVRGAYLFLAGLVAAVYFRPLAGVALPDITVLGPWTYLATEVAFGALAAGLLVRAGRDAARRAATTVVVLYPIAYVWDWYTLEVGVFAIPMRTGVMLLGIPIEEHLFMVVVPALVLGIHETLHETDADGDAP, encoded by the coding sequence ATGCGTGCCGCTCGACATGGGACGGGACCGGTCGCGGACCTGCGTGCGTACGCGTCGCAGGTCCATCCCGTCTTCATGCTCCCACCGATCGCCGCGGCGTGGTTCGGGGCGGCGCTCGCGCGGACGTTCTCGGTCCCGACGCTCGTCGTCGTCTCAGTCGCGACGTTCTTCGCGGTGTACACCGCGCACGTCAAGGACGGCTACGTCGACTTCCATCTCCGTGGCGAGGACGACGACCACCCCCTGACGCCCGGCGGGTGTCGGCTTGCACTCGTCGCGGCCGCCGTCGGGTTCCTCGCGTGCATCGTCGTCCTCTGGTCGACCGTCGGTCCTGTGTCGGCGCTCGTGCTCGCCCCGACGTGGGTGATCGGGTTCCTGCACGCGCCCGTCCTCGACACGAACCCTGTCGGGGCGACGATGGGGTACCCGGTCGGCATCGCACTCGTCATCGTCGGCAGCAACCACGCCCAGACCGGCGCGTTCGAAGCGGCGGCGCTCGCGTTCGCGGTCGTCTTCCTGCTCGTGCTCACGGGCGTGAAGGTGATCGACGACCTGACCGACGTGGCGTACGACGCGTCCATCGACAAGCGCACCGTCGGCGTCCTCCTCGGCCGGGAGCGCGCGCGCCGGTTCGCGTACGGCCTCGTCGGCGCTGGATTGTTCGCGGTGCTCGCGTTCGCCGTCGACGGCGTCGTGCCCGCGAGCGCGCCACTCGCGATACCGGCGTTCGTCGTCGTCGCCGCCTACGCCGCTCGCGCGCCCCCGGATCTGGCGACGATGCTCCTCGTCCGCGGCGCGTACCTCTTCCTCGCCGGCCTCGTCGCCGCCGTCTACTTCCGACCGCTCGCGGGGGTTGCGCTCCCGGACATCACGGTGCTCGGGCCGTGGACGTACCTCGCGACGGAGGTCGCGTTCGGCGCACTCGCCGCTGGCCTCCTCGTCCGCGCCGGCCGCGACGCCGCTCGTCGCGCTGCGACGACCGTCGTCGTCCTCTACCCGATCGCGTACGTCTGGGACTGGTACACCCTGGAGGTCGGCGTGTTCGCCATCCCGATGCGAACGGGCGTGATGCTGCTCGGCATCCCGATAGAGGAGCACCTGTTCATGGTCGTCGTGCCCGCGCTCGTCCTCGGCATCCACGAGACCCTGCACGAGACGGACGCGGACGGCGACGCACCCTGA
- a CDS encoding ornithine cyclodeaminase family protein gives MVRVISDAAVADLLDLEALLPVVADAFRAQRAGAVERPERPHFPVGTGLDDADPGRALGTGLAMPAYVHGAERYATKLASVHEENPDHGLPTVHAQVLLTDAATGRPESLLGGTTITNARTGCIGGLAVAHLGESPAHLAVFGAGTQARWQTRAVAAATDLASVAVYSPSDSKTACASDLADLLDADVRAASTPADALDGANAVVTATTSTEPVFDAADCPDGVVVVAVGAYTEAMCELDAATVERASRLYADVPEEAVETGDLAGRRSIEELRPFADSFDDPGVASDELVVVESVGSAVLDAATAAWVDERARDQDVGERVPL, from the coding sequence ATGGTTCGCGTCATATCGGACGCCGCCGTCGCCGACCTGCTAGACCTCGAGGCGCTCCTCCCGGTCGTCGCCGACGCGTTCCGCGCGCAGCGCGCCGGTGCGGTCGAGCGACCGGAGCGACCGCACTTCCCGGTCGGAACGGGCCTCGACGACGCCGACCCCGGGCGCGCGCTCGGGACGGGGCTCGCGATGCCGGCGTACGTTCACGGCGCCGAGCGGTACGCGACGAAGCTCGCGAGCGTCCACGAGGAGAACCCCGACCACGGGTTGCCGACGGTGCACGCGCAGGTCCTGTTGACCGATGCGGCGACTGGCCGTCCCGAGTCGCTGCTCGGGGGAACGACGATCACGAACGCGCGAACGGGCTGCATCGGCGGGCTGGCGGTCGCGCACCTCGGGGAGTCGCCAGCTCATCTGGCGGTGTTCGGTGCGGGGACGCAGGCGCGCTGGCAGACCCGGGCGGTCGCGGCCGCGACCGACCTCGCGTCCGTCGCGGTGTACTCGCCGAGCGACTCGAAGACGGCCTGCGCGAGCGACCTCGCAGACCTGCTCGACGCGGACGTCCGCGCGGCGAGCACGCCCGCGGACGCGCTCGACGGTGCGAACGCGGTCGTGACGGCGACGACGAGCACAGAGCCCGTGTTCGACGCCGCGGACTGCCCGGACGGCGTCGTGGTCGTCGCCGTCGGCGCGTACACCGAAGCGATGTGCGAGCTCGACGCCGCGACCGTCGAACGCGCGAGTCGACTGTACGCGGACGTGCCCGAAGAGGCGGTCGAGACCGGCGACCTCGCCGGACGGCGGTCCATCGAAGAACTCCGGCCGTTCGCGGACTCGTTCGACGACCCAGGGGTGGCGTCGGACGAACTCGTCGTCGTCGAGAGCGTGGGTTCGGCGGTGCTGGACGCCGCGACGGCGGCGTGGGTGGACGAGCGCGCTCGCGACCAGGACGTCGGCGAACGCGTCCCGCTGTAG
- a CDS encoding FAD-binding oxidoreductase: MRVVVIGGGIVGLASAHALATRGADVVVCEKHSLGAGSTERSAGGIRTQFSTAVNVRLSMESIRVWESFEDEFGVDIAYRRAGYLFLARDDETAAAFEANVEMQNRLGAASELLSPDAAREHCPGLDADEFVAATFCPTDGFADPYLALQGYAQACRDVGVDVRTHTPVEAIHREGDGTADGADDDAGRVVGVETLDGRIDADAVVNAAGPWAQRVNDLAGVDLPVSPRRRQVAVVDPETPVPADVPLTIDLDTGVYFRPERDGAAIVGGHFATEDPPADPDRFSTTADTDWTVTAVERAADCANYFGPETRIKRGWAGLYAVTPDHHPIVDEPAPGFVTAVGFSGHGFQHAPATGRLVADIVHDGAPGLEDADALAADRFHGDDHTVEERNVA; this comes from the coding sequence ATGAGAGTGGTCGTGATCGGCGGCGGCATCGTGGGGCTCGCATCGGCGCACGCGCTCGCGACCCGGGGCGCGGACGTCGTCGTCTGCGAGAAGCATTCGCTGGGCGCCGGCAGCACGGAGCGGTCCGCTGGCGGGATCCGAACGCAGTTCTCGACCGCGGTGAACGTCCGGCTCTCCATGGAGAGCATCCGCGTCTGGGAGTCCTTCGAGGACGAGTTCGGCGTCGACATCGCGTACCGGCGCGCCGGCTACCTGTTCCTCGCGCGCGACGACGAGACCGCGGCCGCCTTCGAGGCGAACGTCGAGATGCAGAACCGACTCGGCGCGGCGAGCGAGCTGCTCTCGCCCGACGCCGCCCGCGAGCACTGCCCGGGTCTCGACGCCGACGAGTTCGTCGCCGCCACGTTCTGTCCGACCGACGGGTTCGCCGACCCATACCTCGCCCTCCAGGGGTACGCGCAGGCGTGCCGGGACGTCGGCGTCGACGTCCGCACGCACACGCCCGTCGAGGCCATCCATCGCGAAGGCGACGGCACGGCCGACGGAGCGGACGACGACGCTGGCCGGGTCGTCGGCGTGGAGACCCTCGACGGCCGAATCGACGCGGACGCGGTCGTCAATGCTGCCGGCCCCTGGGCCCAGCGGGTGAACGACCTCGCGGGCGTCGACCTACCCGTCTCCCCGAGGCGCCGCCAGGTCGCCGTCGTCGACCCGGAGACGCCCGTCCCCGCCGACGTCCCGCTGACGATCGACCTCGACACGGGCGTCTACTTCCGACCGGAACGCGACGGCGCGGCCATCGTCGGCGGGCACTTCGCGACCGAGGATCCGCCCGCTGACCCCGACCGGTTCTCGACGACCGCCGACACCGACTGGACCGTCACCGCCGTCGAGCGCGCCGCCGACTGCGCGAACTACTTCGGTCCCGAAACCCGCATCAAGCGCGGCTGGGCGGGCCTCTACGCCGTCACGCCCGACCATCATCCGATCGTCGACGAACCCGCGCCCGGGTTCGTGACGGCGGTCGGGTTCTCCGGGCACGGCTTCCAGCACGCCCCCGCGACGGGCCGCCTCGTCGCCGACATCGTCCACGACGGCGCCCCCGGCCTCGAAGACGCCGACGCCCTCGCTGCCGACCGCTTCCACGGCGACGACCACACCGTCGAGGAACGCAACGTCGCCTGA